A single genomic interval of Nocardioides nitrophenolicus harbors:
- a CDS encoding lysylphosphatidylglycerol synthase domain-containing protein: protein MTRARALDLVRAGFVLVALGCAAWGFHGRWGEIADAAGRVGPGRLVAGWLLATAGLCLTAVLWRHCLRWAGSELAVPAAARVFFVGQLGKYIPGSIWNFAAQAQLGRPLGVPARASLTASGVFLLVHTLTGAAAGAALVAAGPLDAPGPRWVWALSAAAALAALAVLAAGSRGRLAVRGRDLAGAVGLMGLVWTAYGAALLALLPTLGPTDLPLAVGVFALGHVAGVIVVFAPAGLGAREATMIALLAPAVGFGAATAAALLVRIVHTVADLVLAAASWSASNRGQNGQIS from the coding sequence GTGACCCGGGCCCGGGCACTCGACCTGGTCCGCGCCGGCTTCGTTCTCGTCGCACTGGGCTGCGCGGCATGGGGCTTCCACGGCCGCTGGGGCGAGATCGCCGACGCCGCCGGCCGGGTGGGCCCCGGCCGGCTGGTCGCCGGCTGGCTGCTCGCCACAGCCGGGCTGTGCCTCACCGCCGTGCTCTGGCGGCACTGCCTGCGGTGGGCCGGCAGCGAGCTGGCGGTCCCGGCCGCCGCCCGGGTCTTCTTCGTCGGCCAGCTCGGCAAGTACATCCCGGGCTCGATCTGGAACTTCGCCGCCCAGGCACAGCTCGGCCGGCCGCTCGGCGTACCGGCCCGGGCGAGCCTCACCGCCTCCGGGGTCTTCCTCCTGGTCCACACCCTCACCGGCGCGGCCGCCGGCGCCGCCCTGGTCGCCGCCGGCCCGCTGGACGCGCCCGGCCCCCGGTGGGTCTGGGCCCTCTCGGCCGCGGCCGCCCTCGCCGCTCTCGCCGTCCTGGCCGCGGGCTCCCGCGGCCGGCTCGCCGTGCGGGGCCGCGACCTCGCCGGCGCGGTCGGGCTCATGGGCCTGGTCTGGACGGCGTACGGCGCCGCGCTGCTCGCGCTGCTCCCCACGCTCGGCCCCACCGACCTGCCCCTGGCGGTCGGGGTGTTCGCCCTCGGCCACGTCGCGGGCGTCATCGTCGTGTTCGCACCCGCCGGGCTCGGCGCCCGCGAGGCGACGATGATCGCCCTGCTCGCCCCGGCTGTCGGGTTCGGTGCCGCCACCGCGGCCGCGCTGCTGGTCCGGATCGTGCACACGGTGGCCGACCTCGTCCTCGCCGCAGCCTCCTGGTCGGCCTCGAACCGGGGTCAGAACGGACAAATTTCGTAG
- a CDS encoding DUF4962 domain-containing protein yields MPLPAPLTRLAVAGALALTGVLVATPTATAALDAPTQVTADISAGSAQISWNRVAGATGYQVQVDDNEDFSSTLVSVTTVNDSYVTPSQMPVGTLYVRVQATGGPWSATVSQQRGILAAPSAPLPASGTTLTAGSAPSLTWNAVAGASSYQVRIATTDSSECETAQVKTGGWTSESTRFVLRDRVLAPGQPYYWCVRATLPNSVFSEWTSPRLFDLANLGAPALVSPGNGATSLNGDVTLDWDPKPGAATYQVQVGWDEQFSTGVRVDTTITATRWSPNPNVLDNRTWYWRVRAKDANGNPHHWSNVRHFVRSWTDQPVLQWPLDDAAEPTADMYYEWRAVRRADYYTLQTAWDADFTIGRKECRSSHTTYVGECGGNPNGWTYWRVLANEDDTLGINASGNTYTHTTQTEVGSAQVRRYQSVIARPTKVSPAANATLAAGQVPTLTWNPVTFAATYQVKITNLGNGDEITKTTATTAFTPRALLDPGTYAWDVVPRTIDGVAIGYLELSAQRRFTVSAYAADGPVAGAPALLTDGVDGYRAPTLAWQPVTGATKYVVRVRPQGDSAWQQISDTFAYPAGQDNTTSFAAPGTYEWKVLPSAGSTPLAESSVGTFTVKPLYDPDAPTAMSYGDWLAGTEITAALSGNTMYGNAGDTADRCELTTATTGCTDLRQTPILRWRPRDTAAENPNIAFYKLSLYADQARTTTVPGYKDIVVRRHAWMPVVPLADAQAGQAGSTSAYWVQLIPCGYTACATAASVDPTINAPLAHAFNKSYDKAVTVSPTNGATVPITDTAAANDLVFEWKDMLEAQAQALPGGTSLGNSHADTEAVKYQLSYSRLENFSNAVTVSVDHTYYTPPAPLSDGDVYWKVRAIDDDGKPLNWSDTAQFTITSPTTTGLTPSAAASTVSGRQALTWDYAPYAPTYVLEVYAGGIPQGTSTTDRKVRETVYGTSWTPTSSLLTAGLYTWRVRGIDANDNQMRWSEWAQFTVSPDSPAQNLPAAGANIAPQDLLMSWGPVEGASQYKVEWRVANSTTVSSQTTTGLAWAPTGALGTAGTWEWRVTGYRGSTPWGSATAWRTFQVALKPTATTAVSIPTSSTVGAPLTLTPPVWDFGDVADTTYQWFRGSTAIPGATGKTYVVTADDFGKALKVVATLQVAGYQDGVSTSGTVTPGAVAAPSVVTAPVVGGDPRVGGSLSVTTGAVWSNGATTTYQWLRDGKTISGKTGETYAVQSADAGHTVSVRATGRLAGHADGVTESNRVSVAPAANTKVSTSTTLTRSAAKLRRGKKVTLTAVVTAAGRTGLGTVTIEIVIPRKSGVKTKTITLNGANTGVTKIKLKVKGKYKFRAVYKGMTNTTGSSSAWVTVKAR; encoded by the coding sequence GTGCCACTGCCCGCTCCGCTCACTCGCCTCGCCGTCGCGGGCGCGCTCGCGCTGACCGGGGTGCTGGTGGCGACCCCGACCGCCACGGCGGCGCTGGACGCTCCCACCCAGGTGACGGCCGACATCAGCGCGGGCAGTGCGCAGATCAGCTGGAACCGGGTCGCCGGGGCGACCGGCTACCAGGTGCAGGTCGACGACAACGAGGACTTCTCCTCGACGCTGGTCAGCGTCACGACCGTGAACGACAGCTATGTCACGCCGAGCCAGATGCCCGTCGGGACGCTGTATGTCCGGGTCCAGGCCACCGGTGGTCCGTGGAGTGCCACCGTGAGCCAGCAGCGCGGCATCCTGGCCGCACCGAGCGCACCCCTGCCTGCCAGCGGCACGACGCTGACCGCCGGCTCCGCCCCGTCCCTCACCTGGAACGCCGTGGCGGGCGCGTCGAGCTACCAGGTCCGGATCGCCACCACGGACTCCTCGGAGTGCGAAACGGCCCAGGTGAAGACCGGCGGCTGGACGAGCGAGTCCACCCGGTTCGTCCTGCGGGACCGGGTGCTCGCCCCGGGCCAGCCCTACTACTGGTGCGTGCGCGCGACGCTGCCCAACAGCGTGTTCTCCGAGTGGACGTCGCCGCGGCTGTTCGACCTGGCCAACCTCGGCGCGCCCGCGCTGGTGAGCCCGGGGAACGGCGCCACCAGCCTGAACGGCGACGTCACCTTGGACTGGGACCCGAAGCCAGGCGCCGCGACGTACCAGGTCCAGGTCGGCTGGGACGAGCAGTTCAGCACGGGAGTCCGGGTCGACACCACGATCACCGCCACCCGGTGGAGCCCCAACCCCAACGTGCTCGACAACCGCACCTGGTACTGGCGGGTGCGCGCCAAGGACGCCAACGGCAATCCGCACCACTGGTCGAACGTCCGCCACTTCGTCCGGAGCTGGACCGACCAGCCGGTCCTGCAGTGGCCGCTGGACGACGCCGCCGAGCCCACGGCCGACATGTACTACGAGTGGCGCGCCGTACGCCGCGCCGACTACTACACCCTGCAGACGGCCTGGGACGCGGACTTCACGATCGGTCGCAAGGAGTGCCGCTCCTCCCACACCACCTACGTCGGCGAGTGCGGCGGCAACCCGAACGGCTGGACCTACTGGCGGGTCCTGGCCAACGAGGACGACACCCTCGGGATCAACGCCAGCGGCAACACCTACACCCACACCACCCAGACCGAGGTCGGCTCGGCCCAGGTCCGGCGCTACCAGTCCGTGATCGCCCGCCCCACCAAGGTGAGCCCCGCGGCCAACGCCACCCTCGCCGCCGGCCAGGTCCCCACGCTGACCTGGAACCCGGTCACCTTCGCCGCGACCTACCAGGTCAAGATCACCAACCTCGGCAACGGCGACGAGATCACGAAGACGACGGCGACCACCGCCTTCACCCCGCGCGCGCTGCTCGACCCCGGCACCTATGCCTGGGACGTGGTCCCGCGGACGATCGACGGCGTCGCGATCGGCTATCTCGAGCTGTCCGCCCAGCGCCGGTTCACGGTCAGCGCCTATGCGGCCGACGGACCCGTGGCCGGGGCACCGGCGCTGCTGACCGACGGTGTCGACGGGTACCGCGCGCCGACGCTGGCCTGGCAGCCCGTCACCGGCGCGACGAAGTACGTCGTGCGGGTCCGCCCCCAGGGCGACAGCGCCTGGCAGCAGATCTCCGACACCTTCGCCTACCCGGCCGGCCAGGACAACACGACCTCCTTCGCCGCGCCCGGCACCTACGAGTGGAAGGTCCTGCCGTCCGCCGGAAGCACGCCCCTGGCCGAGAGCTCCGTCGGCACCTTCACCGTCAAGCCGCTCTACGACCCGGACGCGCCGACGGCGATGAGCTACGGCGACTGGCTCGCCGGCACCGAGATCACCGCGGCGCTCAGTGGCAACACGATGTACGGCAACGCGGGCGACACCGCCGACCGCTGCGAGCTGACGACCGCGACGACCGGCTGCACCGACCTGCGCCAGACGCCGATCCTTCGCTGGCGGCCCCGCGACACGGCGGCCGAGAACCCGAACATCGCGTTCTACAAGCTGTCCCTGTACGCCGACCAGGCGCGCACCACCACGGTCCCCGGCTACAAGGACATCGTGGTGCGCCGCCACGCCTGGATGCCGGTCGTTCCGCTCGCGGACGCCCAAGCCGGCCAGGCAGGCAGCACGTCGGCGTACTGGGTGCAGCTGATCCCCTGCGGCTACACCGCCTGCGCCACCGCCGCCAGCGTCGACCCCACGATCAACGCCCCGCTGGCGCACGCCTTCAACAAGTCGTACGACAAGGCGGTCACGGTCTCACCCACCAACGGCGCCACCGTGCCGATCACCGACACCGCCGCGGCCAACGACCTCGTCTTCGAGTGGAAGGACATGCTCGAGGCCCAGGCCCAGGCGCTCCCCGGCGGCACCTCGCTCGGCAACAGCCACGCCGACACCGAGGCAGTGAAGTACCAGCTCAGCTACAGCCGGCTCGAGAACTTCTCGAACGCGGTGACAGTGAGCGTCGACCACACCTACTACACCCCGCCGGCCCCCCTGAGCGACGGCGACGTGTACTGGAAGGTGCGGGCGATCGACGACGACGGCAAACCGCTCAACTGGAGCGACACCGCTCAGTTCACGATCACCTCCCCCACGACCACCGGCCTGACCCCGTCGGCCGCCGCCTCCACCGTGAGCGGCAGGCAGGCGCTGACCTGGGACTACGCGCCCTATGCGCCGACCTACGTGCTCGAGGTCTACGCCGGCGGCATCCCCCAGGGCACCAGCACCACGGACCGCAAGGTCAGGGAGACCGTCTACGGCACCTCGTGGACGCCGACGAGCAGCCTGCTCACCGCCGGGCTCTACACCTGGCGGGTGCGCGGCATCGACGCCAACGACAACCAGATGCGGTGGAGCGAGTGGGCCCAGTTCACCGTCTCGCCGGACTCGCCCGCCCAGAACCTCCCGGCAGCCGGAGCGAACATCGCGCCCCAGGACCTGCTGATGAGCTGGGGCCCGGTCGAGGGCGCCAGCCAGTACAAGGTCGAGTGGCGAGTCGCCAACAGCACCACCGTCTCCTCGCAGACCACCACCGGTCTCGCCTGGGCGCCGACCGGTGCGCTCGGGACGGCCGGCACCTGGGAGTGGCGGGTGACCGGCTACCGCGGCAGCACGCCCTGGGGCTCGGCCACCGCCTGGCGCACCTTCCAGGTGGCGCTCAAGCCGACCGCGACCACCGCCGTCAGCATCCCCACCAGCAGCACGGTCGGCGCACCGTTGACCCTCACGCCGCCCGTCTGGGACTTCGGGGACGTCGCCGACACGACCTACCAGTGGTTCCGGGGCAGTACGGCGATCCCCGGCGCCACCGGGAAGACCTACGTCGTGACGGCCGACGACTTCGGCAAGGCCCTCAAGGTGGTCGCCACACTCCAGGTCGCCGGCTACCAGGACGGGGTGTCCACCAGCGGCACGGTCACCCCGGGTGCGGTCGCGGCGCCCAGCGTCGTCACCGCCCCGGTCGTCGGCGGGGACCCGCGGGTCGGCGGCAGCCTCAGCGTCACCACGGGAGCCGTGTGGAGCAATGGCGCCACGACCACCTACCAGTGGCTGCGCGACGGCAAGACGATCAGCGGCAAGACCGGCGAGACCTACGCCGTCCAGTCGGCCGATGCCGGTCACACCGTCTCGGTCCGGGCGACCGGGCGACTCGCCGGCCACGCGGACGGCGTGACCGAGTCCAACCGCGTCTCGGTGGCCCCCGCCGCGAACACCAAGGTATCGACCAGCACCACCCTCACCCGCTCCGCCGCGAAGCTGCGCCGGGGCAAGAAGGTGACCCTCACGGCCGTGGTGACGGCCGCCGGCCGTACCGGGCTCGGGACGGTCACGATCGAGATCGTCATCCCGCGCAAGTCCGGCGTGAAGACGAAGACCATCACCCTGAACGGCGCCAACACCGGCGTCACCAAGATCAAGCTCAAGGTGAAGGGCAAGTACAAGTTCCGCGCGGTCTACAAGGGGATGACCAACACGACCGGCTCCAGCTCGGCCTGGGTGACGGTCAAGGCGCGCTGA
- a CDS encoding L,D-transpeptidase encodes MPSPLTRSRSRALRAAAVLAAVALVAAACDGSGFVPGGDDPAADETTAAAASEAIVTTNVEDQASGVPVDKVVRVKAEKGTLTTVVVKSKAGRVQGELRADGTRWVSSGGLEPDTRYRVRAVARNGDGKEVRSVSTFTTQALSLSQQTYASVAPLQGETVGVGMPVIVTFDVPVTDQASFEKHMSVTSTPAQPGSWHWVSSTEAHWRPEAYWQAGTKVSVDVAVNGVSAGGGIYGQEDRKVDFEIGAAHVYKVNARTHQMKVFENGKLLRTLPITTGKAGFTTRSGVKVIMEKYAQKRMNSETVGIARGSAEAYDIDDVKWAMRLTSSGEFIHAAPWSVGSQGRANVSHGCTGMSTDNAAWLYSMTRRGDVVEYVGTDRPMEPGNGWGDWNVAWNDYVAGSALS; translated from the coding sequence GTGCCTTCCCCGTTGACACGCTCCCGATCGCGCGCGCTGCGCGCCGCCGCCGTCCTGGCGGCCGTCGCGCTCGTCGCCGCCGCCTGCGACGGCTCCGGGTTCGTGCCGGGCGGCGACGACCCGGCGGCCGACGAGACCACCGCCGCGGCGGCCTCCGAGGCGATCGTGACGACCAACGTCGAGGACCAGGCGTCCGGCGTACCCGTCGACAAGGTGGTCCGGGTCAAGGCCGAGAAGGGCACCCTCACCACCGTCGTGGTCAAGTCCAAGGCCGGCCGCGTCCAGGGCGAGCTGCGCGCCGACGGCACCCGCTGGGTGTCCTCCGGCGGCCTCGAGCCCGACACCCGCTACCGGGTGCGGGCGGTGGCCCGCAACGGTGACGGCAAGGAGGTCCGGAGCGTGTCGACCTTCACCACCCAGGCGCTGAGCCTGAGCCAGCAGACCTACGCCTCGGTGGCGCCGCTGCAGGGCGAGACGGTCGGCGTCGGCATGCCCGTGATCGTCACCTTCGACGTCCCGGTCACCGACCAGGCCAGCTTCGAGAAGCACATGAGCGTCACCTCCACGCCCGCGCAGCCCGGCTCGTGGCACTGGGTCAGCAGCACCGAGGCGCACTGGCGCCCCGAGGCCTACTGGCAGGCCGGCACCAAGGTCAGCGTCGACGTCGCCGTCAACGGCGTCAGCGCCGGCGGCGGCATCTACGGCCAGGAGGACCGCAAGGTCGACTTCGAGATCGGCGCCGCCCACGTCTACAAGGTCAACGCCCGCACCCACCAGATGAAGGTCTTCGAGAACGGCAAGCTGCTGCGCACGCTGCCGATCACGACCGGCAAGGCCGGCTTCACCACGCGCTCGGGCGTCAAGGTCATCATGGAGAAGTACGCCCAGAAGCGGATGAACTCCGAGACCGTCGGCATCGCCCGCGGCTCCGCCGAGGCCTACGACATCGACGACGTCAAGTGGGCGATGCGGCTGACCAGCTCCGGCGAGTTCATCCACGCGGCGCCCTGGTCCGTCGGCTCCCAGGGCCGCGCCAACGTCTCCCACGGCTGCACCGGCATGAGCACCGACAACGCCGCCTGGCTCTACTCCATGACCCGCCGCGGCGACGTCGTCGAGTACGTCGGCACCGACCGCCCGATGGAGCCCGGCAACGGCTGGGGCGACTGGAACGTCGCGTGGAACGACTACGTCGCGGGCTCCGCGCTGAGCTGA
- a CDS encoding cytochrome c oxidase subunit 4 → MKVEAWIFGVTTVFLVLVSPAYWFITDGSDHGADWTGTSALVMTTLLCAMVTLYLGFHANRMDARPEDLKDGEIADGAGELGFFPPYSWWPLWCALTLSLIVFALAVLAWWLLIIAFVLGAIALSGWIFEYYRGVYAH, encoded by the coding sequence ATGAAGGTCGAAGCATGGATCTTCGGCGTGACCACGGTCTTCCTGGTCCTGGTCAGCCCTGCCTACTGGTTCATCACCGACGGAAGTGACCACGGCGCCGACTGGACCGGCACCTCCGCCCTGGTGATGACCACGCTGCTGTGTGCCATGGTCACGCTCTACCTCGGGTTCCACGCCAACCGGATGGACGCCCGTCCGGAGGACCTCAAGGACGGCGAGATCGCCGACGGCGCGGGCGAGCTGGGCTTCTTCCCGCCCTACTCGTGGTGGCCGCTGTGGTGCGCGCTGACGCTCAGCCTGATCGTGTTCGCGCTGGCCGTCCTCGCCTGGTGGCTGCTCATCATCGCCTTCGTGCTCGGCGCGATCGCGCTGAGCGGCTGGATCTTCGAGTACTACCGCGGCGTCTACGCCCACTGA